Proteins from a genomic interval of Amycolatopsis sp. cg13:
- a CDS encoding cytosine permease: MTETLSERDDTQKPQRTYAALAANENREDYSLRFAAQSFRRWSPLVVATTALGGIAYLADFAIGASIVLSYGFTSGVLAILAAAVVIFVTGVPIARACATYGVDMDLLTRGAGFGYFGSTLTSLVYASFTVIFFSLEGSIMGQAFQLALGIPLPIGYLLATLIVLPFALYGMGAVAKMQTWTQPIWIAGLVLPFVVVLVREPGRFADFATFGGIEGAGSGFSAVGFGFGMGIALSLIGQIGEQADYLRFMPAKTAENKRSWWAAVLAAGPGWVVLGAAKQIGGALLAFLALGAVGKTAALEPIAPYLEAVRPALGPAALTFAALFVVVSQIKINTTNAYSGSLSFANFFSRVVHRHPGRAWYVLVNCGIALALMEFGAFGFLNKILGFYSNVAIAWIGAVCADLVIAKPLGLSPRYIEFKRAYLHKINPVGFGSMVLASAVSIAAYFGAFGEYLAAFSPLLALVIAVVLVPALAAATRGRYYLVRPNLVSGPEVDQDLTATHNCSVCGDAYELPDIADCANQGGAICSLCCTLDSSCHDMCRTAGPVSLPEPTFRTAG; encoded by the coding sequence ATGACCGAAACTCTGTCCGAACGCGACGACACGCAAAAACCGCAACGCACCTACGCCGCGCTCGCCGCCAATGAAAACCGCGAGGACTACTCCCTGCGCTTCGCCGCGCAATCGTTCCGGCGCTGGTCGCCGTTGGTCGTCGCGACGACCGCGCTGGGCGGGATCGCCTACCTCGCCGACTTCGCCATCGGTGCCAGCATCGTGCTGTCCTACGGCTTCACCTCAGGAGTCCTCGCCATCCTGGCCGCCGCGGTAGTGATCTTCGTGACTGGTGTGCCGATCGCGCGCGCCTGCGCGACCTACGGCGTGGACATGGACCTGCTCACCCGCGGCGCCGGATTCGGCTACTTCGGGTCCACCCTCACCTCGCTCGTCTACGCCAGTTTCACCGTGATCTTCTTCTCCCTCGAAGGCTCGATCATGGGTCAGGCGTTCCAACTGGCACTGGGCATTCCGCTGCCGATCGGCTACTTGCTGGCGACGCTGATCGTGCTGCCGTTCGCGCTCTACGGGATGGGCGCGGTCGCGAAGATGCAGACCTGGACGCAGCCGATCTGGATCGCCGGACTGGTCCTGCCGTTCGTCGTGGTGCTCGTGCGGGAACCCGGCCGATTCGCCGATTTCGCGACGTTCGGCGGCATCGAGGGAGCGGGTTCCGGATTCTCCGCGGTCGGCTTCGGTTTCGGGATGGGCATCGCGCTGTCGCTGATCGGGCAGATCGGCGAGCAGGCCGACTACTTGCGCTTCATGCCGGCGAAGACGGCGGAGAACAAGCGCTCCTGGTGGGCCGCGGTGCTCGCCGCCGGGCCAGGCTGGGTGGTGCTCGGCGCGGCCAAGCAGATCGGCGGCGCCCTGCTGGCCTTCCTCGCGCTCGGGGCGGTCGGCAAGACCGCGGCGCTGGAGCCGATCGCGCCTTATCTCGAGGCGGTGCGGCCCGCGCTCGGACCGGCCGCGCTCACCTTCGCCGCGTTGTTCGTGGTGGTTTCGCAGATCAAGATCAACACGACGAACGCGTACTCCGGCTCGCTGTCGTTCGCGAACTTCTTCTCCCGCGTAGTGCACCGCCACCCGGGCCGCGCCTGGTATGTGCTGGTCAACTGCGGGATCGCGCTCGCGCTGATGGAGTTCGGCGCGTTCGGTTTCCTGAACAAGATCCTCGGCTTCTATTCGAACGTCGCGATCGCCTGGATCGGCGCGGTGTGCGCGGACCTCGTGATCGCGAAACCGCTCGGCCTTTCCCCGCGCTACATCGAATTCAAGCGGGCTTACCTGCACAAGATCAACCCGGTCGGGTTCGGTTCCATGGTGCTCGCTTCCGCGGTGTCGATCGCGGCGTACTTCGGCGCGTTCGGCGAATACCTGGCGGCCTTCAGCCCGCTGCTGGCACTGGTGATCGCCGTCGTGCTGGTGCCAGCGCTCGCGGCGGCCACCCGCGGTCGGTATTACCTGGTGCGGCCCAACCTCGTTTCCGGCCCTGAGGTCGACCAGGACCTCACCGCGACGCACAACTGCTCGGTCTGCGGCGACGCCTACGAACTGCCGGACATCGCCGACTGCGCCAACCAGGGCGGCGCGATCTGCTCGCTGTGCTGCACACTCGACAGCAGCTGCCACGACATGTGCCGCACAGCTGGCCCGGTCTCATTGCCCGAGCCGACCTTCCGCACCGCCGGATAA
- a CDS encoding urease accessory protein UreD, with translation MKAHARLVAALDDGRTVLRELKSMAPLTLVPRRQRGPGAVVHLVNSATAPLGGDELRLEIQVGPGAELMLSGVAATLALPGLREVPSLSTVEIVVEDGGSFEYLPEPTVVTARADHAAVLRAGLAADAWFHTREVLVLGREGERPGRLSSTVHVTCGDVPALRQTQTVGDPALDASLAVLAGHRVLVTEIEFGGPPRRAESGPWWSRTPLAAGGTLTTAVGPDVVTASRLGLSGGAEGRLGQ, from the coding sequence GTGAAGGCGCACGCACGCCTGGTCGCGGCCCTCGACGACGGGCGGACGGTGCTGCGAGAGCTGAAGTCGATGGCACCGCTGACGCTCGTCCCGCGTCGGCAGCGCGGCCCTGGCGCGGTGGTGCACCTGGTCAACTCAGCTACCGCACCTCTCGGCGGCGATGAGCTACGGCTCGAGATCCAGGTCGGGCCTGGTGCGGAGCTGATGCTTTCCGGCGTCGCGGCGACCCTCGCGCTGCCCGGTCTGCGCGAGGTGCCGAGTTTGTCCACTGTGGAGATCGTCGTCGAGGACGGTGGCTCGTTCGAGTACCTGCCAGAGCCGACCGTCGTCACCGCCCGCGCCGACCACGCCGCCGTGCTGCGCGCCGGCCTGGCTGCTGATGCGTGGTTCCACACCCGGGAAGTCCTCGTGCTCGGCCGCGAAGGCGAACGTCCGGGCCGGTTGTCGTCGACAGTGCATGTGACCTGCGGCGACGTCCCGGCGCTCCGGCAGACGCAGACCGTCGGCGACCCTGCCTTGGACGCGAGCCTCGCGGTGCTGGCCGGGCACCGGGTGCTGGTGACGGAGATCGAGTTCGGCGGCCCGCCGCGGCGAGCGGAGTCCGGACCGTGGTGGTCGCGGACGCCGCTCGCCGCGGGCGGCACGTTGACGACCGCGGTCGGTCCGGACGTGGTGACCGCGTCGAGACTCGGTTTATCCGGCGGTGCGGAAGGTCGGCTCGGGCAATGA